Below is a genomic region from Halorussus caseinilyticus.
CGGTCGCGGATGCAGTTGTCTCGCCGGTGTCCGTATCGGCAGTCGAAGCCGTCTCGGGCGTCGATTGGGACCGCCCAGTGTCGGCCGAACTCGTCGTGTCGGCCGCGTCAGTCGTGTCGGTGGTGTCGGCCGCGTCAGTTGTCTCAGTCGTCGAACTGGGTTCTGGGGGGTCGTCGGCGAAGGGGTCGCCGCCGGTACCGTCTTTCATAGGTCACCACGCTCTTCGAGGAAGTCGGCGAGTTCGCGGAGTTGGTCGAGCGTCTCGTGTTCGTAGTCGCGGAGGTCGCGGCCGTCGTCGTGGTCTTCGACGGCGAACGCGGAGCCTTGAATCGACCAGCACTTCTCGAAGAGCGACGAGCGTTTCCGGATGGTGACTGGGTTCGGATAGGGGAGGTTGTCGACTGTTTTGTGGATGGTTTGTTGGTCGTTGGTGCCTTCGTAGCGGTTGACGACGGCGGCGAGAACGCCGACGTGGATGTCGAGTGTGTCTTCGATTCCGGCGACGACGGATTCGAGACCGTCGACGGATTCGCTTCCTTTGCCGGTTGGTTCGACGGGGATGGTGAGCGACCGGGTTGCGTAGATGGCGTTGTAGAGGTGGGGGCCGACGGTCGCGGGCGGGTCAACGACGAGGATGTCGTAGGTGTCGGGGATGTCGTTCTTTGCGAGGACGTGCTGGAGGCGGCCGAATTTGTTGAAGGGTTCGCCGAGGTCTTCGGCGGTTTGGGCGGCGCGGTCGAGTAGGGACCCGAGGTCTTCGAGACGGTTGTGGGAGGGGAGTACGTCGATGCCTTCGGTTGTGGTGAGGAGGTCGGTGAAGTCGCCTTTCGGTCGGTCGATGAGGTGGTGGACGAGGGTGTCGGCGTCGCTGTCGGCGCGGTCGTCGTCCACGCCGAGGAGGTGGGAGAGACTGCCGTCTTGGGGGTCGAGGTCGACGACGAGTACGTCGTGGTCGTTGTCGGCGTGGGCGCGGGCGAGGTTCGCCGAGAGGGTTGTTTTGCCGACGCCGCCTGCTTCGCTGTACACTGCGTATGTCAGCATATAGGCGGGGTCTCACCCTATAGTTATAAAACTATACGTTGTAACTATACCATAGAAATATACTATACAGCTATATCCCATAGCTATACCACTAAACTATATCAGACAGCTATACTCAATAGCTATCTGCGGTGGGATACGGCTTGTGAGATTCGAAATACCGTAGAGCTATCCTCGACAGCTATTTCGTAGAGCTATTTCAGACAACTATTCCAGACAGCTATCCCTGACAGCTATTTCAGACAGCTATTTCAGACAGCTATTTCAGACAGCTATTTCAGATAACTATTTCGTAGATCTATTACGCATAGCTATACTGTATAACTATACTGTATAGCTATTTTGTCTAGTTATTTCGTGTAGTTAGTTTGGATAGCGATACGGGATAGCTGTTTAAGAGTGCTATCGCGTACAGCGACAGAGAAAACTATCTCTCGGAGAGACACCGTTCTTCCGAAGTCATCTGTTCGAGAAGTCGCGGGAGAGAGAACGGTCGTCAGTCGGGGGAGAGGGTGGCATCGATGTCCGAGGAGAGGACGATTTCGTCCGACGACCGGACGACATCTTCGATACCTTCGTGGACGCCGACGTAATCAACGAGGTCGGCCATGGCGACCACGACGGTTTCGAGGTCGTGTTTGAGGTCGTGGTCGTGGTACTTCCCACCTGACAGTCCCTCGTTCTGTGGAGTGCGGGCGGTGATGCTGAGGTCCGCGAGTTCTTTCAGGAAGTCCCGGACGCGGCGCGCCGACCGTGGGTCGCTTCCGATATAGTGGCAGAGCGATTGGTAGCGGTCGTAGACCGTCGAGGAACTGACGGGTGTTTCGTCGTCGCCTTCGAACGTCGCCAGCGCGTACAAGGTGAGTTGTTGGTGTTCGGCGAGGTCGGCGATGCCGTCCATGACTTCTTCGCGTTCGAGTTTGTCGCGTGCTTTCTCGACGTGATGGTCGTGAACGTGGTCGGCGTCCGCGGCGCGCGCGATGTCGCCCGCTTCTCGGAGCAGGTCGAGGGCTTTCCGGGCGTCACCGGCGTCTTGTGCGCCGTACGCGGCACAGAGCGGGAGTACGTCGTCGGCGAGAGCGTCGTCGTGGAAGGCGGTGTCGGCGCGTTGCTGGAGTACGTCTTGGAGTTCGGGGGCGTCGTAGGGCGGGAACGAGATAGCTTTCTCGCAGAGCGACGACCGGACTTTCGCCGAGAGGTTGTCGCGGAACGAGAGGTCGTTGCTGATGCCGATGATGCCGACTTTCGCGTTCGTGATGTGTTCGTTGCTCCGGGCGCGCGGGATTTGGTAGAGGATAGAATCGTCGTCGCCGATGTTATCAACTTCGTCGAGGACGACGAGGATGGTGCCGCCGACGGCGTCGAGTTCGTCCCAGAGGTATTCGTAGACTTTGTATCCGGGGTGGCCGGTTTCGCTGATTTGGTCGCTTGGGTCGCGGAGTTCGTTGACGAGTTTCACGGCGATTTGGTAGCTTTTGCTGAGGTCTTCGCAGTTGAGGTAGATGACGGTGAGGTCTACGTCGTACTGGTCGGCGTCTCGTTGGAGGCGGTCGAGGAGGAATTTGGTGGCGGCGGTTTTTCCGACGCCGGTTTTGCCGTAGAGGAAGATGTTGGATGGGCGTTCGCCGTTGATGACGGGTTGGAGTGCTTCGTGGTATTGTTCGAGTTCGGTGTCGCGGCCGACGATTGTGTCGGGGGTGTAGTCTTCGAAGAGGGTGTCGCGGTTCTTGTAGAGGTCGTTGTCGGGGGTGAAGCTGATGTCGGGTGGCATTGTGACGTTTCCAGTGTTGGTTACGGGGGTGGCGTTTCCAGTGCTTTCCGGACAGTGGCGTTTCCAGTGCTAGCGGTTTAATCGTTGCCCTCCGTCGAGATATTTCTCCACACCACCGCTTCCACTGCTACCACACCACCGTTTCCAGTGCTTTCTGACACACCATCGTTTCCACTGCTTGGTTGAAGAGAACACGACGAATGGCG
It encodes:
- a CDS encoding ParA family protein, whose protein sequence is MLTYAVYSEAGGVGKTTLSANLARAHADNDHDVLVVDLDPQDGSLSHLLGVDDDRADSDADTLVHHLIDRPKGDFTDLLTTTEGIDVLPSHNRLEDLGSLLDRAAQTAEDLGEPFNKFGRLQHVLAKNDIPDTYDILVVDPPATVGPHLYNAIYATRSLTIPVEPTGKGSESVDGLESVVAGIEDTLDIHVGVLAAVVNRYEGTNDQQTIHKTVDNLPYPNPVTIRKRSSLFEKCWSIQGSAFAVEDHDDGRDLRDYEHETLDQLRELADFLEERGDL
- a CDS encoding orc1/cdc6 family replication initiation protein; its protein translation is MPPDISFTPDNDLYKNRDTLFEDYTPDTIVGRDTELEQYHEALQPVINGERPSNIFLYGKTGVGKTAATKFLLDRLQRDADQYDVDLTVIYLNCEDLSKSYQIAVKLVNELRDPSDQISETGHPGYKVYEYLWDELDAVGGTILVVLDEVDNIGDDDSILYQIPRARSNEHITNAKVGIIGISNDLSFRDNLSAKVRSSLCEKAISFPPYDAPELQDVLQQRADTAFHDDALADDVLPLCAAYGAQDAGDARKALDLLREAGDIARAADADHVHDHHVEKARDKLEREEVMDGIADLAEHQQLTLYALATFEGDDETPVSSSTVYDRYQSLCHYIGSDPRSARRVRDFLKELADLSITARTPQNEGLSGGKYHDHDLKHDLETVVVAMADLVDYVGVHEGIEDVVRSSDEIVLSSDIDATLSPD